In the Hermetia illucens chromosome 1, iHerIll2.2.curated.20191125, whole genome shotgun sequence genome, GAATTGTTTAATGAAAGCAGGAGTATGTGCAGCGTATATAATAATTAAAAGGAACTGCGATAAAAGGACAGCAAAGTCAAAAAGGATATGGATGCGTGACTATTTTAAAGACAATAAAAATAAGTTTTTAAAAGAGATAGATAATGGCGActatcttttcaaaaattttacacgGATGTCTCAAATAGATTACAATATTCTATTGGATATGATAAGGCCGCTAATAACAAAAAGGGATACGGTTATGCGTGAGGCTATACCTGCTGAAATCAGACTCGCAATCACACTCCGTTATCTGGCAACAGGCGACTCATACGCAAGCCTAAGCTTCCTATTCAAAGTTTCAACACAAAGCATTTCGAAAATTGTTCCTGAAGTAGCGAAAAGTATTTGTTCAGCACTGAAAGATTACATAAAGGTGAGTTTATTGATGAATTGGTACATACGAGTATGTATATATGCCTTCATAAACCGAATTATATATTAAATTCTAGAGTTAATACTGACATTtctttattgaaattgaaataacgTATAAAAATAACCTCAATTATATGTTCAAAAGTTCTGTTATTACAGAATTGTTGACGTGTTGCATTGTAGCGATCGGTGATGATGGATGAGGTTCTGGTTCAGGAGTAGGAGTCGCTGAATATTGCTCCGATGAACTTGCGGTAGATGGCGAAGAAATTAAGATTAAACCTTGGtcattttcatgacttatttccaattcaaaaatgatattattgatgcggttttgggcgatACTGCGCAATGTAGCGCTTTTAAGTTTTCGAATTTTATGCGCTATGTAATCCCCAAAAGCTGAATATTCATCCATAGTTTTCATTTCACTAACAGCCTTCATAAAATTATAAGTTTCTTCTTCTCTCTCATCACTCACATTAGTTGTGACGttccgccttcttttttttgtgatttttccaTCTGCCGCTGGTTTCCGAAAAGAATTTGAAGTATCCATTTCTTCTAATCCTTCATCAGCGATTGTCTGAAAAAATGTTGATTCTATTAAAACAATCTATTTTAGGTAATTATGTctaacaatttaaatttaattttcagctTCCTCAGGACACAGGAGATTGGAGGGTAGTTGCAAACAACTTTGATAAAAACTGGAATTTCCCACATTGTTGTGGAGCAATGGACGGAAAACATGTGCTCATTCGATGCCCCCAGAATAGTGGAAGTACATTTTTTAATTACAAGGGCACCTTTAGCATTGTGTTGTTTGGTGTCGTTGATGCAGATTATTGTTTTACCTACGTTAATGTCGGTTGCCAGGGGAGGATCTCAGATGGAGGTGTGTTCAAAAATACGGAATTCGGAAAGAGACTTGAAAAGAATCAACTAAAATTACCCAAAGAAGAAGCCCTCCCTGGAAGAACGCTGCCAGTCCCGTATGTCTTAGTAGCTGACGATGCATTCCCGTTAACCACAAATATAATGAAACCTTTCCCAGGGGAAATAACAAGAAACTCGCCAAATAGAATATTTAATTACAGGCTGTCGAGAGCCCGTAGAATTGTTGAAAATGCTTTTGGATTACTGGCAGCCGTTTTTAGAATATTTCGTAAGCCACTAGAATTAACAGAACTCGAAACTGCTATAGATGTCGTATTATGCTGCATTTACTTGCATAACTTTCTACGAAAGCAATCTTCCTCCAGAAATATACACGCACCCTTTGGTACTTTTGATTCGGAAGATGCCAGTTGTGGCGAAATTATACCCGGTTCATGGAGAAAAACGACACAATCAGACAGAGGTTTGCAACCACTTTCTTCAATTCCTAGGAAACCTTCAAATGATGCCAAGGAAATAAGAAACGAATTTCAACAATATTTTCTATCCGAGGAAGGGTCAGTTCAATGGCAGGATAAATACATGTAAATTTCTCTTatccaaattatatttttttgattaAAATATACTACTTACTTCTTCAATGTCATGTGTATTGCTCCCCTGTTgggcattcttctccactatgcTGTCTTTTGTTGGCAATGGTACATTTACATCTTTCAAAAAGAGTAAATGTTTATACGCGAACCAATTTGATTCGTATACTTCGTTTGTACCACTGCcgcttttttttgtttgagttttttgaaattctttacaaaaatatgaccttaaattttttattttacattttattgcTTTAACGTCGGCACCATACTTTTCACGTAATTTATGAAGTGCATCACTTCTTAATTGTTTATTAGAATATCCTTTCTGGTCACATTTCCATAGCACTTCACTTAATTTATAATCTTCTATGAAATTTAACGTCGTTTCTTTGCTGTCGAGCGATATTTTCACTGTATAATATAAATACGAATGCACAATAGAAAGCAGTCGATGTCTCTTTACTTATTCAATGGAAAAAGCGCACAAGACTCCCATCTGTGATGGGAGTGCTTGCGTTGCGGCATGCGCTACAATATTTGTCAAAAAACGCATGCGGCTCACGCATGCGCTATATGCAATATGGCATGCGCTGTGCGCATGCGCAAAATTGCCTGGAAAATCGACTCGTTTAGAGGCACCttaacaatgttgtctgaagagagggtaacaaggaaaaataccctgcttcaggcaagcattgaatgccCCGGTCAGGAAGTCTGGCCATTGGCAAGCACCAGTttctaaacttccgccgggataccatcaggccTTGGGtcctcttgtttttcatggtgagaactgctATTTCATATTACCGCATGTatgatgtgtacatatgtacatatacacacACACATCTAAATTGTTATCTCGTATCTAAATATTTCCATATGCATGCTTGAAAGCATACAGATATAAGTACAAAAGTTGCATATTGCTGGTACTAACGTAGTTATGTATCCATCAGAATGGAACACTGCGCACAAAAAGTGTTTGTGGCTGGTCGATTTCGACCACAGTGTGGAAAAGATACACTCAGGACTGAAGTGAGAATCGTCTTGTCCAAAACGACTGTAAATACCTTAAGTATCCGCCATGCCCAGTTAGAAAGTGGGTCAAGTGATAGTGAACATCTCCATCGCTGCGCTATAATTCCAAAACTGAACATTTAGAATCAGCCTGTGCGTTCACCTTCTCTTGTGAGTATTATCCTAACATTCCTGCCACACTCTGATTGTGCGCGCTCTCTCTTCTCGTCGTCGATCTCCGGCACTTTGGTGACTGCTTTCAAACTGTATAGTGTTAGCATCTCCTGAAGCATCCATGGACACTATTCCCGCGACTACGAAGGCTGCTTCATCTGACGTTGTTCGGAATGTGCTAGCGACTCTTAACGCACACAGGTGATATACTGAAGATATTTTTCTCCTATACCCCCAAACGCTCA is a window encoding:
- the LOC119660870 gene encoding uncharacterized protein LOC119660870, translating into MVQSGRELLLRLNVPLLEKRLFQLFQAYAIPAALDGGFPYYHLEADYLAVSTAAHHFALITEKGISKCTSMLLAADETRFACEKKVPTIVSAERMCVTSIFAKIVKISLDSKETTLNFIEDYKLSEVLWKCDQKGYSNKQLRSDALHKLRENGSGTNEVYESNWFAYKHLLFLKDVNVPLPTKDSIVEKNAQQGSNTHDIEETIADEGLEEMDTSNSFRKPAADGKITKKRRRNVTTNVSDEREEETYNFMKAVSEMKTMDEYSAFGDYIAHKIRKLKSATLRSIAQNRINNIIFELEISHENDQGLILISSPSTASSSEQYSATPTPEPEPHPSSPIATMQHVNNSVITELLNI